Part of the Geovibrio ferrireducens genome, TGGGCATAGCCTTCTCATGGAGGGGTGCGGTAGTTGCCTCAGTTGTGATGTCCATGCCTCTTCTGGTGCGCAGCGTCCGGCTTTCCATAGAGGGCATAGACAGAGGGCTTGAGGAGGCGGCAAAAACACTCGGCGCAAAAAGATGGCGGGTATTCTTCACAGTCACCCTTCCCCTTTCAGTTCCGGGTATTATAACGGGAACAGTCCTCGCATTCGCCAGAAGTTTAGGTGAGTTCGGAGCCACGATAACCTTCGTTTCCAATATCCCCGGCGAGACAAGAACCCTCCCCGTGGCACTGTATAACCTTACCCAGACTCCGGGTACTGAGGCTGCGGCGCTCCGGCTCTGTATAATATCAATAGGGCTTTCCGTAGCCGCTATAGCCGCGTCCGAATACCTTTCCAGAAGAGCCGCGCTTAAACTCAGGGGAGCAGCCAATGCTTGAGTTCAGGGCATTAAAGCACTATCCGGCTTTCACTCTGGATGTTTCATT contains:
- the modB gene encoding molybdate ABC transporter permease subunit, whose translation is MFNLSPIEIEAIYLSMKTSLWAVLAGLIPGIAAAYVLARKNFPGKLLLDGLLHVPLVIPPVVTGYLLLITFNDNAPMGKLLNSIFGVGIAFSWRGAVVASVVMSMPLLVRSVRLSIEGIDRGLEEAAKTLGAKRWRVFFTVTLPLSVPGIITGTVLAFARSLGEFGATITFVSNIPGETRTLPVALYNLTQTPGTEAAALRLCIISIGLSVAAIAASEYLSRRAALKLRGAANA